From Caretta caretta isolate rCarCar2 chromosome 14, rCarCar1.hap1, whole genome shotgun sequence, the proteins below share one genomic window:
- the LOC142069294 gene encoding maestro heat-like repeat family member 5 has protein sequence MKPALEPALETHLLRAAFHSVFTLGTEKDTTDIQALHKVIAEVLDAMLGNLLAESPDTDRLHFILEHVNFWVVSRVSQELVVT, from the exons atgaaacctgccctggagccagccctagagacccacctcttgcgagctgcctttcactccgtcttcaccctgggcacggagaaggacaccaccgacatccag gctctgcacaaagtcatcgcagaggtcctggatgccatgctggggaatctgctggcagagtccccagacacagacaggctccacttcatcttggag cacgTCAActtctgggtcgtgtccagggtgtcccaggagctagtggtgacctag
- the LOC125621598 gene encoding uncharacterized protein LOC125621598 isoform X1: MEHQGHTSEKEKLQKGGAGMVNENPQREGGEDVDLQGTVLGRSEGDFYENREPGKACGNQRRSERLLGYDPGKKMCEPINHGGDCKDLKETTAQQRIPTEERKNTCTECGKSFSRSSHLISHQRIHTGEKPYKCLVCGKGFNQSSNLISHQRIHTGEKPYKCLNCGKGFNQSCHLIRHERTHTGEKPYKCLECGKSFIQSSDLISHQRTHTGERPYKCLDCGESFDWNMQLVRHQMHHTGEKPYKCLDCGKGFSDSSALIIHQRLHTGEKPFKCLDCGRRFNRSSHLTRHKRTHSGDKPYKCLECGKSFSQSSYLISHQRTHTGEKPYKCLDCGKRFSWSSDLISHQRTHTGERPYKCLECGKSFSDNSALIKHQRIHTGERPYKCLNCGKTFNQSSTHIRHQRIHTGEKP; this comes from the exons ATGGAGCACCAGGGACACACTTCAGAGAAGGAAAAATTACAGAAGG GGGGTGCTGGGATGGTGAATGAGAATCCACAGCGGGAAGGTGGTGAGGACGTGGATCTTCAAGGAACGGTATTGGGAAGATCTGAGGGGGATTTTTATGAGAATCGTGAACCAGGAAAAGCCTGTGGAAATCAGCGTAGGTCGGAGAGGCTGCTGGGATATgacccagggaagaaaatgtgtGAACCCATAAATCATGGTGGAGATTGCAAGGATCTCAAGGAAACCACAGCCCAGCAGAGAATCCccacagaagagagaaaaaacacatgcaccgagtgtgggaaaagcttcagtcgaaGTTCACATCTTATTTcccatcagaggatccacacgggagagaaaccctacaagTGCCTAGTCTGTGGGAAAGGTTTCAATCAGAGCTCAAATCTTATTTcccatcagaggatccacacaggagagaaaccctataagtGCCTTAATTGTGGGAAAGGTTTCAATCAAAGTTGCCATCTTATTAGGCATGAGAGaacccacacaggtgagaaaccctataaatgcctggaatgcgggaaaagcttcattcaGAGCTCAGATCTTATTTctcatcagagaacccacacgggagaaagaccctataaatgcctggaCTGTGGGGAAAGTTTTGATTGGAACATGCAGCTTGTTAGACATCAGATGCACCATACAGGCGAGAAACCTTACAAATGCCTGGATTGTGGGAAGGGGTTTAGTGACAGTTCAGCCCTTATTATTCACCAGCGactgcacacaggagagaaaccctttaAATGCCTCGACTGTGGGAGAAGATTCAATCGGAGCTCACACCTGACTCGACACAAGAGAACCCATTCTGGAGacaaaccctataaatgcctggagtgtgggaaaagtttcagtcaGAGCTCATACCTTATTTCACATCAGCGAACAcatacaggagagaaaccctataaatgcctcgACTGTGGGAAAAGATTCAGTTGGAGCTCAGATCTGATTTCACATCAAAGAactcacacaggagagagaccttatAAGTGCctggagtgtgggaaaagttttagtGACAACTCAGCCCTtattaaacatcagagaatccatacaggagagagaccctataaatgcctcaactgtgggaaaactttcaaTCAGAGCTCCACCCATATtcgacatcagagaatccacacgggagaaaaACCTTGA
- the LOC125621598 gene encoding uncharacterized protein LOC125621598 isoform X2, with amino-acid sequence MQENYEMVTSLGGAGMVNENPQREGGEDVDLQGTVLGRSEGDFYENREPGKACGNQRRSERLLGYDPGKKMCEPINHGGDCKDLKETTAQQRIPTEERKNTCTECGKSFSRSSHLISHQRIHTGEKPYKCLVCGKGFNQSSNLISHQRIHTGEKPYKCLNCGKGFNQSCHLIRHERTHTGEKPYKCLECGKSFIQSSDLISHQRTHTGERPYKCLDCGESFDWNMQLVRHQMHHTGEKPYKCLDCGKGFSDSSALIIHQRLHTGEKPFKCLDCGRRFNRSSHLTRHKRTHSGDKPYKCLECGKSFSQSSYLISHQRTHTGEKPYKCLDCGKRFSWSSDLISHQRTHTGERPYKCLECGKSFSDNSALIKHQRIHTGERPYKCLNCGKTFNQSSTHIRHQRIHTGEKP; translated from the exons atgcaggagaattatgagatggtgacctcgctgg GGGGTGCTGGGATGGTGAATGAGAATCCACAGCGGGAAGGTGGTGAGGACGTGGATCTTCAAGGAACGGTATTGGGAAGATCTGAGGGGGATTTTTATGAGAATCGTGAACCAGGAAAAGCCTGTGGAAATCAGCGTAGGTCGGAGAGGCTGCTGGGATATgacccagggaagaaaatgtgtGAACCCATAAATCATGGTGGAGATTGCAAGGATCTCAAGGAAACCACAGCCCAGCAGAGAATCCccacagaagagagaaaaaacacatgcaccgagtgtgggaaaagcttcagtcgaaGTTCACATCTTATTTcccatcagaggatccacacgggagagaaaccctacaagTGCCTAGTCTGTGGGAAAGGTTTCAATCAGAGCTCAAATCTTATTTcccatcagaggatccacacaggagagaaaccctataagtGCCTTAATTGTGGGAAAGGTTTCAATCAAAGTTGCCATCTTATTAGGCATGAGAGaacccacacaggtgagaaaccctataaatgcctggaatgcgggaaaagcttcattcaGAGCTCAGATCTTATTTctcatcagagaacccacacgggagaaagaccctataaatgcctggaCTGTGGGGAAAGTTTTGATTGGAACATGCAGCTTGTTAGACATCAGATGCACCATACAGGCGAGAAACCTTACAAATGCCTGGATTGTGGGAAGGGGTTTAGTGACAGTTCAGCCCTTATTATTCACCAGCGactgcacacaggagagaaaccctttaAATGCCTCGACTGTGGGAGAAGATTCAATCGGAGCTCACACCTGACTCGACACAAGAGAACCCATTCTGGAGacaaaccctataaatgcctggagtgtgggaaaagtttcagtcaGAGCTCATACCTTATTTCACATCAGCGAACAcatacaggagagaaaccctataaatgcctcgACTGTGGGAAAAGATTCAGTTGGAGCTCAGATCTGATTTCACATCAAAGAactcacacaggagagagaccttatAAGTGCctggagtgtgggaaaagttttagtGACAACTCAGCCCTtattaaacatcagagaatccatacaggagagagaccctataaatgcctcaactgtgggaaaactttcaaTCAGAGCTCCACCCATATtcgacatcagagaatccacacgggagaaaaACCTTGA
- the LOC125621598 gene encoding uncharacterized protein LOC125621598 isoform X3 — MVNENPQREGGEDVDLQGTVLGRSEGDFYENREPGKACGNQRRSERLLGYDPGKKMCEPINHGGDCKDLKETTAQQRIPTEERKNTCTECGKSFSRSSHLISHQRIHTGEKPYKCLVCGKGFNQSSNLISHQRIHTGEKPYKCLNCGKGFNQSCHLIRHERTHTGEKPYKCLECGKSFIQSSDLISHQRTHTGERPYKCLDCGESFDWNMQLVRHQMHHTGEKPYKCLDCGKGFSDSSALIIHQRLHTGEKPFKCLDCGRRFNRSSHLTRHKRTHSGDKPYKCLECGKSFSQSSYLISHQRTHTGEKPYKCLDCGKRFSWSSDLISHQRTHTGERPYKCLECGKSFSDNSALIKHQRIHTGERPYKCLNCGKTFNQSSTHIRHQRIHTGEKP; from the coding sequence ATGGTGAATGAGAATCCACAGCGGGAAGGTGGTGAGGACGTGGATCTTCAAGGAACGGTATTGGGAAGATCTGAGGGGGATTTTTATGAGAATCGTGAACCAGGAAAAGCCTGTGGAAATCAGCGTAGGTCGGAGAGGCTGCTGGGATATgacccagggaagaaaatgtgtGAACCCATAAATCATGGTGGAGATTGCAAGGATCTCAAGGAAACCACAGCCCAGCAGAGAATCCccacagaagagagaaaaaacacatgcaccgagtgtgggaaaagcttcagtcgaaGTTCACATCTTATTTcccatcagaggatccacacgggagagaaaccctacaagTGCCTAGTCTGTGGGAAAGGTTTCAATCAGAGCTCAAATCTTATTTcccatcagaggatccacacaggagagaaaccctataagtGCCTTAATTGTGGGAAAGGTTTCAATCAAAGTTGCCATCTTATTAGGCATGAGAGaacccacacaggtgagaaaccctataaatgcctggaatgcgggaaaagcttcattcaGAGCTCAGATCTTATTTctcatcagagaacccacacgggagaaagaccctataaatgcctggaCTGTGGGGAAAGTTTTGATTGGAACATGCAGCTTGTTAGACATCAGATGCACCATACAGGCGAGAAACCTTACAAATGCCTGGATTGTGGGAAGGGGTTTAGTGACAGTTCAGCCCTTATTATTCACCAGCGactgcacacaggagagaaaccctttaAATGCCTCGACTGTGGGAGAAGATTCAATCGGAGCTCACACCTGACTCGACACAAGAGAACCCATTCTGGAGacaaaccctataaatgcctggagtgtgggaaaagtttcagtcaGAGCTCATACCTTATTTCACATCAGCGAACAcatacaggagagaaaccctataaatgcctcgACTGTGGGAAAAGATTCAGTTGGAGCTCAGATCTGATTTCACATCAAAGAactcacacaggagagagaccttatAAGTGCctggagtgtgggaaaagttttagtGACAACTCAGCCCTtattaaacatcagagaatccatacaggagagagaccctataaatgcctcaactgtgggaaaactttcaaTCAGAGCTCCACCCATATtcgacatcagagaatccacacgggagaaaaACCTTGA